A window of the Rhizobium viscosum genome harbors these coding sequences:
- a CDS encoding ABC transporter substrate-binding protein has translation MAMKFSRGVSAGLMTILLSGAAHAAEGEIKIVLPEQPANLEPCRSIRSDIGRVINSNITETLTNIEPEKGTVAPWLAESWEQVNDLTWRIHLKSGVKFQDGAEFNAEAVAKSIDRLMNPKLTCDSRSKFGDVKLTPKAIDATTLEITSDSPIPIMPTLLGTVQIVSPNMPFDTETNAPVGTGPYTLESAGNEQIVLARSDSYWGAKPEVTKATFVWRNESAIRAAMVESGEADMTPSLAVQDATNPDADFAYLNSETTRMRIDAEIPPLNDVRVRKALNLAIDWDGMGEALFGKDVLRASQMVVPGVLGHNPDIKPWPYDPEQAKKLIEEAKADGVPVDTEIVIIGRNGFFPNSAESLEAMMAMWQEIGLKVSLRQLEAADWVRYLDKPFPQGRGPTLFQQQHDNNTGDAGFTAPVMFLSEGQYSTIADPALDVVLKKAMTATGTEREKLFQEAFLKVHDEIVADIPMYHMIGYVRVGNRLDWKPDLKTNSEIALSQIKFKD, from the coding sequence ATGGCGATGAAATTCTCAAGGGGCGTTTCGGCTGGGCTGATGACGATCCTGCTCTCCGGCGCAGCCCATGCTGCCGAAGGGGAAATCAAGATCGTACTGCCCGAGCAGCCCGCCAACCTTGAACCCTGTCGCTCGATCCGCTCCGATATCGGGCGGGTGATCAATTCCAACATCACGGAAACCCTGACTAATATCGAACCGGAAAAGGGCACGGTCGCGCCGTGGCTCGCCGAAAGCTGGGAACAGGTCAACGACCTCACCTGGCGCATTCATCTGAAATCCGGCGTCAAGTTTCAGGATGGCGCAGAGTTCAATGCCGAGGCCGTCGCCAAGTCAATCGACCGCCTGATGAACCCCAAGCTCACCTGCGACAGCCGCTCCAAATTCGGCGACGTCAAGCTGACCCCGAAGGCGATCGATGCGACGACGCTCGAAATCACGTCCGACAGCCCCATCCCCATTATGCCGACGCTGCTCGGCACGGTGCAGATCGTCTCGCCCAACATGCCCTTCGACACCGAGACCAACGCGCCAGTCGGCACCGGTCCCTATACGCTCGAAAGCGCAGGCAACGAACAGATTGTTCTCGCCCGCAGCGACAGCTACTGGGGCGCAAAGCCCGAAGTGACGAAGGCGACCTTCGTCTGGCGCAATGAATCCGCCATCCGCGCGGCCATGGTGGAATCCGGCGAGGCCGACATGACGCCGTCGCTCGCCGTGCAGGACGCCACCAACCCCGACGCCGACTTCGCCTATCTGAACTCCGAAACAACGCGCATGCGCATCGATGCGGAGATTCCGCCGCTCAACGACGTGCGCGTACGCAAGGCGCTGAACCTTGCCATCGACTGGGACGGCATGGGCGAAGCACTGTTCGGCAAGGACGTGCTGCGAGCATCGCAGATGGTGGTTCCCGGCGTGCTCGGCCATAACCCGGACATCAAGCCCTGGCCCTATGATCCCGAGCAGGCAAAGAAGCTGATCGAGGAAGCCAAGGCGGACGGCGTTCCGGTCGATACCGAGATCGTCATCATCGGTCGCAACGGCTTCTTCCCGAATTCAGCTGAGTCGCTGGAAGCGATGATGGCGATGTGGCAGGAAATCGGCCTCAAGGTTTCGCTGCGCCAGCTCGAAGCCGCAGACTGGGTGCGTTATCTCGACAAACCCTTTCCGCAGGGCCGCGGCCCGACGCTCTTCCAGCAGCAGCATGACAACAACACCGGCGACGCCGGCTTCACCGCCCCGGTCATGTTCCTGAGCGAAGGCCAATATTCGACGATTGCCGATCCCGCACTCGATGTCGTCCTGAAAAAGGCGATGACGGCGACCGGCACGGAGCGCGAAAAGCTCTTCCAGGAAGCCTTCCTCAAGGTTCATGACGAGATCGTCGCCGATATCCCGATGTATCACATGATCGGCTATGTACGCGTCGGCAACCGCCTGGACTGGAAACCGGACCTGAAGACGAACAGCGAAATCGCGCTGTCCCAGATCAAGTTCAAGGACTAA
- a CDS encoding ABC transporter permease, with amino-acid sequence MSMPAMTVSADTKPKTAGRFHVLRLVARNKLALAAVIFLGLVVLCAILGPWLVGDLIDKPNFRARNMAPFSFAQGWAYVLGADTLGRSLLARLIVGAQNTLGIALFAVFFSMLIGGFLGLIAGYSRGLLSNIILRVADIVMSFPSLLLALIVLFSLGPSVTNLIIVLAVTRIPIYLRTTRAEVLEVRERMFVSAAMALGAGHMRIVFRHIAPIVLPTLVTIGAIDFATVVLAESSLSFLGLGIQTPEFTWGAMVATGRGYLANAWWIAFWPGLAILVTTLSLNILSNWWRTYADPQQRWRIELARSKKGIPEKRT; translated from the coding sequence ATGAGTATGCCAGCGATGACCGTCTCCGCAGACACCAAGCCAAAGACGGCCGGACGTTTTCACGTCCTGCGTCTGGTTGCCCGCAACAAGCTGGCGCTGGCCGCCGTGATCTTCCTCGGCCTCGTCGTGCTCTGTGCCATCTTAGGCCCTTGGCTGGTCGGCGACCTGATCGACAAGCCGAACTTCCGCGCCCGCAACATGGCACCGTTCAGCTTCGCCCAGGGCTGGGCCTATGTCCTCGGCGCCGATACGCTTGGCCGCAGTCTCCTCGCCCGCCTGATCGTCGGCGCGCAGAACACGCTCGGCATTGCCCTCTTCGCCGTGTTCTTCTCGATGCTGATCGGAGGCTTCCTCGGCCTGATCGCCGGCTACTCGCGCGGCCTGCTCAGCAACATCATCCTGCGTGTCGCCGATATCGTCATGAGCTTCCCTTCGCTGCTCCTGGCGCTGATCGTGCTCTTCAGCCTCGGTCCCTCGGTCACCAACCTCATTATCGTGCTCGCCGTGACCCGTATTCCGATCTACCTGCGCACCACGCGCGCCGAGGTGCTAGAAGTGCGTGAGCGCATGTTCGTCAGTGCTGCCATGGCGCTCGGCGCCGGTCACATGCGGATCGTCTTTCGCCATATCGCCCCGATCGTGCTGCCGACGCTCGTCACCATCGGTGCCATCGATTTTGCGACCGTGGTTCTTGCCGAATCCTCGCTGAGCTTCCTCGGCCTCGGCATCCAGACACCGGAGTTCACCTGGGGCGCTATGGTTGCAACCGGCCGCGGCTATCTCGCTAACGCCTGGTGGATCGCCTTCTGGCCCGGCCTTGCCATCCTTGTCACGACGCTCTCGCTCAACATTCTCTCCAACTGGTGGCGCACCTATGCCGATCCGCAGCAGCGCTGGCGCATCGAGCTTGCCCGCTCGAAAAAGGGAATTCCGGAGAAACGCACATGA
- a CDS encoding ABC transporter ATP-binding protein encodes MQSAHLLEVKDLTVDFLSLGGAFRATNGVSFHVDAGETLVILGESGSGKSVSASAIMGLIDTPPGEICSGTITYRGKNLDKCSIEERRDLNGKKIAMIFQDPLSHLNPVYPIGWQLAEVFSAHGLATGAEARAKAIDILGRVGIPEPEKRIDQHPHQFSGGQRQRIMIGMAIALRPEILIADEPTTALDVSVQAQILDLLKKLQAEDGLAIIMITHDLEVAASMADRVIVMNSGRIVEEGEARAVFENPQHSYTRTLINALPHDTPGGGGRRSTIETGKPILEVKNLNKFYGLSSGFFGKHTQLHAVKELSFTVAKGETVGIVGESGSGKSTVARVLLRLNEVSSGEALFQGRDIFQMGAKELLTFRRKVQMVFQDPYSSMNPRMTIFDIVSEPWRIHKDILDKPRWRDRVVELLGLVGLKPEHADRYPHQFSGGQRQRIAIARALACEPELIVCDEAVSALDVSVQVQVIDLLAQLRDRLGLAYIFITHDLPIVRHFADHIIVMKSGAIVEHARTDDIFRNPQHPYTRQLMNATPRPKWETEPAAVPA; translated from the coding sequence CTGCAATCTGCACATCTGCTTGAAGTGAAGGATCTCACTGTCGACTTCCTGTCGCTGGGCGGCGCTTTCCGGGCCACCAACGGCGTCAGCTTCCATGTTGACGCCGGCGAAACGCTAGTCATCCTCGGCGAGTCCGGATCCGGCAAATCCGTGAGCGCCAGCGCCATCATGGGCCTTATCGACACACCGCCCGGCGAGATCTGTTCCGGCACGATCACCTATCGCGGCAAGAACCTCGACAAGTGCAGCATCGAGGAACGCCGCGACCTGAATGGCAAGAAGATCGCCATGATCTTTCAGGACCCGCTGTCGCATCTCAATCCCGTTTATCCGATCGGCTGGCAGCTTGCGGAAGTCTTTTCCGCCCATGGATTGGCGACCGGCGCGGAAGCCCGCGCAAAGGCGATCGACATCCTCGGCCGCGTCGGCATTCCCGAGCCGGAAAAACGCATCGACCAGCATCCGCATCAGTTTTCCGGCGGCCAGCGTCAGCGCATCATGATCGGGATGGCAATTGCGCTGCGCCCGGAAATCCTGATCGCCGACGAGCCGACGACGGCGCTAGACGTCAGCGTTCAGGCGCAGATCCTCGATCTCCTGAAAAAGCTGCAGGCCGAGGATGGTCTAGCGATCATCATGATCACCCACGATCTCGAAGTTGCGGCCTCGATGGCCGACCGCGTCATCGTCATGAATTCCGGCCGGATCGTCGAAGAGGGTGAAGCCCGCGCGGTCTTCGAAAATCCGCAGCACAGTTATACCCGCACCCTGATCAACGCCCTGCCGCACGACACCCCCGGGGGCGGAGGCCGCCGCTCGACCATCGAGACCGGCAAGCCGATCCTCGAGGTGAAGAACCTCAACAAGTTCTACGGCCTTTCCTCCGGCTTCTTCGGGAAACATACGCAGCTGCATGCCGTAAAGGAGCTGAGCTTCACTGTTGCGAAGGGCGAGACGGTCGGCATTGTCGGCGAAAGCGGCTCGGGAAAATCCACCGTGGCGCGCGTTCTCCTGCGGCTGAACGAGGTATCGAGCGGTGAAGCGCTGTTCCAGGGTCGCGACATCTTTCAGATGGGCGCAAAGGAACTACTGACTTTCCGGCGCAAGGTACAGATGGTGTTCCAGGACCCATACAGCTCCATGAACCCGCGCATGACCATCTTCGATATCGTCTCGGAACCATGGCGCATCCACAAGGATATCCTCGACAAGCCGCGCTGGCGCGACCGCGTCGTCGAGCTGCTCGGCCTCGTGGGGCTGAAGCCGGAACATGCAGATCGTTATCCGCACCAGTTTTCCGGCGGCCAGCGCCAGCGCATCGCCATTGCACGGGCGCTCGCCTGTGAACCCGAACTGATCGTCTGCGACGAAGCCGTGTCGGCCCTCGACGTCTCCGTGCAGGTGCAGGTCATCGACCTGCTGGCACAGCTGCGCGACCGGCTCGGCCTCGCCTATATCTTCATCACCCATGACCTGCCGATCGTGCGCCACTTCGCCGACCACATCATCGTGATGAAGAGCGGCGCGATCGTCGAACATGCCCGCACCGATGACATCTTCCGCAATCCGCAGCATCCCTATACGCGCCAGCTGATGAATGCGACGCCAAGACCGAAATGGGAAACCGAACCGGCAGCCGTGCCGGCATGA
- a CDS encoding ABC transporter permease, translating into MLGFILRRSAQSLIAVIGLLVLVFFLSRLTGDPAYLYLPLDSSEAQRQAFSEAHGFNDPLYVQFGRYLFGVANLDFGTALSRNRPAMEVALEAFPQTLKLAVIAMTLALTLAIVVGSLAAAKPDSLFDRLASTASLAGASAPDFWVAIVAILIFSVGLGLLPTSGTGTPLHWIMPIFVLTLRPFGLLVQVVRGTMISALASPYVKTARAKGVQRSQIIFRHALRNSLLPVITVAGDLAASLVNGAVVVESIFGWPGIGKLMIDAIIRRDFALIQATVLITAVAIFVLNILIDLLYAGLDPRIRFQAK; encoded by the coding sequence GTGCTTGGCTTTATCCTGAGACGTTCGGCCCAGAGCCTGATCGCCGTGATCGGCCTGCTCGTGCTCGTCTTTTTCCTGTCGCGCCTCACCGGCGATCCGGCCTATCTCTATCTGCCGCTGGATTCCTCCGAAGCGCAGCGCCAGGCCTTCTCCGAAGCCCACGGTTTCAACGACCCGCTTTACGTTCAGTTCGGCCGCTATCTGTTCGGTGTCGCCAATCTCGATTTCGGCACGGCGCTCAGCCGCAACCGGCCGGCGATGGAAGTTGCGCTCGAAGCCTTTCCGCAGACCCTGAAGCTTGCGGTAATCGCCATGACACTAGCGCTGACGCTGGCGATCGTCGTCGGCTCACTGGCGGCGGCAAAGCCCGACAGCCTGTTCGACCGCCTTGCCAGCACCGCCTCTCTTGCTGGCGCCAGCGCCCCGGATTTCTGGGTGGCGATCGTTGCCATCCTCATCTTCTCCGTCGGCCTCGGCCTGCTGCCGACCTCGGGCACGGGTACGCCGCTGCATTGGATCATGCCTATTTTCGTCCTGACGCTCCGACCCTTCGGTCTTCTGGTTCAGGTGGTGCGCGGTACGATGATCAGTGCGCTCGCCTCGCCCTATGTGAAGACGGCGCGCGCCAAGGGCGTGCAGCGCTCGCAGATCATCTTCCGCCATGCGCTCCGGAACTCCTTGCTGCCGGTCATCACCGTTGCCGGCGACCTCGCCGCAAGCCTCGTCAATGGCGCCGTCGTCGTCGAATCCATCTTCGGTTGGCCGGGCATCGGCAAGCTTATGATCGATGCGATCATCCGGCGCGATTTCGCCCTGATCCAGGCGACAGTGCTGATCACAGCCGTCGCGATCTTCGTTCTCAACATCCTGATCGACCTTCTTTACGCAGGGCTCGACCCGCGCATCAGGTTTCAAGCGAAATGA